In the Flavobacterium sp. 90 genome, TGATGTATCAGGTAATTTACTTTACAAGAAAAAAGGAATATCTGATTCTAAATTAGTTATCAATAGTTTAAGATCCAGTAATCAGGTTTTAATAGTCAAAGTAGTTTTGAACGATAATCGGATCGCAACTAAAAAAGTGATTTATTAAATATTAAGTTTAATTAAACTGTAACCTATAAATAAAAAAAACCTCGAAAGTACTCCTTTCGAGGTTTTTTCTAAGAATTACTAAACTAATAAAACTTTGAGTCTGCTTTTATTTACCCCATTTAGTCCAATCTGAATCTGGTCTCTTAAACGGCTCTGATAAAAATTTATTTGATAATGCATTAAATACTTCCGGACTTGAAGCCGGTGCAAAATGCGTTTCTCCAGGCATAATACACAACTGAGCCTTAGGTATGTTTTCAAAAATTTCTACCGAATGTTCATTTTTAATAACGTCTTTATCTCCCGCTATTATAAGCACTTTTGCTTTAATTTTTGATAAATCTTTAGTTGCAATAGTTGGTTGATTTACTAAAAGTCCAGCAAGCTGTTTTTGTAAATTCCAATTTTCGCTAGTATCTTTCTCTTTAATTTTTGATGCAATCATTTTTTTCAGGTTCTGAACATCCTTTGTAGCCCACGAATTAACAGCTGTAGAATCGGGTCTTAAATTTGCTCCCATCGCCACAATTTTCTTTATTTTTGACTTACCGGAAATCCCCATTTGCAAACCAACAATTCCACCATCACTCCATCCAATAATACTTATCGAATCTAGTTTTAACCTATTAACTAATTCCTCTGTATCCTTTGTAATCTGAACATAAGTCAAAGAATCTGTTTTCAACTCTGATTTTCCTTGTCCTCTACTATCAGCAACAATAACTCTGTATTTACTTTTAAAATAATCGATCTGATTTCCCATTGATTCAATACTTCCTCCATTTCCGTGAATTAATAACAACGGTTCTCCTTTTCCATATTCTTCATAATAGATTTTAGCGCCATTGATTTCAGCAAATTTTCCCACAGCAGTATTTTTACCATAAGGCGTGTCAAATTTAAAATTCATCTGAACCTGAGCATTTGCGATTCCAAATACTGAAGATGTTAATAATAGAAGTAATGCTTTAACTGGGTTTTTCATTTGCAAATAGTTTTTATAATAGTTATCTCTCAAATATAGGAAAGAATTGAATAAATTAACAAAATCCTATAAATCGTAACGTACTTTAATAATTACAAATAAAAAAACCTCGAAAGGTACTCCTTTCGAGGTTTCTTAGAGAATTACTAATTACTAAACAAATTCTAAAACTATTTTTGTACTGAGAATTTAAAAACAGTTTTAGTCTTATATTTTTCTCCCGGGTTTAAAACCGTTGTTGGGAAGCTTTTTTGATTTGGAGAATCCGGATAATGTTCTGTTTCTAAACAAAGTCCTGTTCTGTGTCCGTATGTTTTACCGTCGCGTGTTGGTAAAGTTCCGTCAAGGAAATTCCCTGAGTAAAACTGAATTCCAGGTTCGTCAGTTGTCATTTCCATAACTCTTCCGCTGGCTGCGTGATATACTTTTGCAATAATTGTTTTTCCTTTTTCAGGATTGTTCAATACCCAACAATGATCGTAACCTTTTCCTCTTTCTAATTGTTCGTTTTTAACTTCGATATCTTTTCCAATTAATTTTGGAGTTCTGAAATCGAAAGGTGTATTCGCAACATCTTCTAATTTTCCTGTCGGAATTAAAGTTGCATCAACCGGAACTAATTTATCAGCATTCAAAGTCAATTCATGATCCAAGATTGTTTTAGAAAAATCTCCTGATAAATTGAAATAAGAATGTTGCGTTAGGTTTACAACTGTTTTCTTGTCTGTTGTTGCTTCATACAAAACTTCCAATTGATTATCATTTGTCAATGTATACGTTACAAAAACCTGAAGATTTCCAGGATATCCTTCTTCCATATCTTTACTTAGGTAAGATAATTTTAAAGTAGCTGTACTTCCAGATTTAACTTCATCAGCTTTCCAAACCACGTTAAAATATCCTTGAGGTCCTCCGTGCAAAGCATTTGGAGCATTATTAATTGCCAATTGATATTCTTTCCCGTCTAAAGTGAATTTCCCTTTAGCAATTCGGTTCCCATATCTTCCGATTAAGGCTCCAAAAAAT is a window encoding:
- a CDS encoding alpha/beta hydrolase is translated as MKNPVKALLLLLTSSVFGIANAQVQMNFKFDTPYGKNTAVGKFAEINGAKIYYEEYGKGEPLLLIHGNGGSIESMGNQIDYFKSKYRVIVADSRGQGKSELKTDSLTYVQITKDTEELVNRLKLDSISIIGWSDGGIVGLQMGISGKSKIKKIVAMGANLRPDSTAVNSWATKDVQNLKKMIASKIKEKDTSENWNLQKQLAGLLVNQPTIATKDLSKIKAKVLIIAGDKDVIKNEHSVEIFENIPKAQLCIMPGETHFAPASSPEVFNALSNKFLSEPFKRPDSDWTKWGK
- a CDS encoding aldose epimerase family protein encodes the protein MNVLKRCLFGFSLLSLAAISVQCKNDKKMDATTVSSDEKATVTIEKSSYGTTAKGEKVDSYKLKNQNGMEVDIITFGGRITDLKVPNKEGVSENVVIGFNSLAQYEKENPFFGALIGRYGNRIAKGKFTLDGKEYQLAINNAPNALHGGPQGYFNVVWKADEVKSGSTATLKLSYLSKDMEEGYPGNLQVFVTYTLTNDNQLEVLYEATTDKKTVVNLTQHSYFNLSGDFSKTILDHELTLNADKLVPVDATLIPTGKLEDVANTPFDFRTPKLIGKDIEVKNEQLERGKGYDHCWVLNNPEKGKTIIAKVYHAASGRVMEMTTDEPGIQFYSGNFLDGTLPTRDGKTYGHRTGLCLETEHYPDSPNQKSFPTTVLNPGEKYKTKTVFKFSVQK